The proteins below come from a single Zea mays cultivar B73 chromosome 8, Zm-B73-REFERENCE-NAM-5.0, whole genome shotgun sequence genomic window:
- the LOC100277664 gene encoding Probable membrane-associated kinase regulator 1: MGRTRGNRGVGGAKSFPSPASSSASSSEFEFTVTLSPASKQRSAEQLCPADELFYKGQLLPLQLSPRISMVRTLLLSSASTSSASASDSTNSSSRDSNGSTSSSFSADCGALLGPDSAASSSRPSSATEDDRHLHPPSAAAGLLPPAKRTGKQYLSSFATRFSSVFHRGGAGAPAAKKQPSKSLAKEVIKKYAKKVKPLYERLSQIPNKNQNNVVNGNSQPQQRFKKPFTFSIRKKKGDAVAAVVEAAAEVGGNKYAHSSSFSGNLWFPRQKRATASCPSSMQSSPSHSGLLTFGGAGGVGFPDVPAVASGIGVGPVSLSTASSMEELQSAIEGAIAHCKNTMGGTVSVKAAAAAADEICTF, encoded by the coding sequence ATGGGCAGGACCAGAGGCAACAGGGGCGTGGGCGGCGCGAAGTCGTTCCCGTCGCCGGCGTCGTCCTCGGCCTCGTCGTCGGAGTTCGAGTTCACGGTCACGCTGTCGCCGGCGTCCAAGCAGCGGTCGGCGGAGCAGCTGTGCCCGGCCGACGAGCTCTTCTACAAGGGCCAGCTCCTGCCGCTGCAGCTATCGCCGCGCATCTCCATGGTGCGCACGCTGCTGCTGTCCTCGGCGTCCACGTCGTCCGCCTCCGCGTCCgactccaccaactcctcctcccgCGACTCCAACGGCAGCACGTCGTCGTCCTTCTCCGCCGACTGCGGCGCGCTCCTGGGCCCGGACTCGGCGGCCTCGTCGTCTCGCCCCAGCTCCGCCACCGAGGACGACCGCCACCTGCATCCGCCGTCGGCCGCCGCGGGGCTGCTGCCACCCGCCAAGCGCACCGGGAAGCAGTACCTCTCGTCCTTCGCCACGCGCTTCTCCTCGGTCTTCCACCGCGGCGGCGCCGGCGCTCCGGCCGCGAAGAAGCAGCCGTCCAAGTCGCTCGCCAAGGAGGTGATCAAGAAGTACGCTAAGAAGGTGAAACCGCTCTACGAAAGGCTCTCCCAGATCCCCAACAAGAACCAGAACAACGTCGTCAACGGCAACAGCCAACCGCAGCAGAGGTTCAAGAAGCCCTTCACCTTCTCCATCCGCAAGAAAAAGGGCGACGCCGTCGCGGCAGTGGTGGAGGCGGCAGCAGAGGTTGGCGGCAACAAGTACGCGCACTCCAGCTCCTTCTCCGGAAACCTCTGGTTCCCGCGCCAGAAGCGGGCCACGGCGAGCTGCCCGTCATCGATGCAGTCGTCGCCTAGCCACTCGGGTCTGCTCACCTTTGGCGGGGCTGGCGGCGTGGGCTTCCCCGACGTGCCGGCCGTTGCCAGCGGCATTGGCGTCGGTCCGGTGTCGTTGTCCACGGCATCGTCCATGGAGGAGCTCCAGAGCGCTATCGAGGGCGCCATTGCGCACTGCAAGAACACGATGGGCGGAACCGTGTCGGtcaaggcggcggcggcggccgccgaCGAGATCTGCACGTTCTGA